The window atgattgattgtttgttgctcaACGTGCAATggtaataatttcatttttagtCCCTTGAAACTAaaaatcaaagagaaaaaaatctataaaatagataaatttctttttgaaatttgtcaatttaacttatatttaacAATCAAATATTCTTTACCAATATTTTTTGGGACATATTTTCTATACTCTTTATTTATGGGATCATTTTTCTGTAGTATTGACcataattattctttattctgaAAACACTATCTAGACCCCTATcctcatgtaaaaaaaaagttaggtTGGGTTGTAAATGGTTGGTTTTCCAAATTGAAACATGAAATCCTTTAATACAACCGATAAATCATCATGATGAATTAAGCAAggctaaaagaaaaataaaacttttttctaAGTCCAGCCTTCTGTATAATAATCTGTTAGTTGACTTTAGATGGTTCATAAAGGAGTTTACCGGTACCTACTTAATAGACCTACAATTAATTCTTAGCGAGAAAGTGAAGTTATATCATGCTAAAATCATGTCAATTGAAACCTTTCTATACATACAGACATTGAGATGAAAGTAATTTTAGATTGATGatacacttttatttttgaaaagtttgctatagctACTTTCCTTAGGCATCGGCCTCAACTTTTGGTGAGACAGACTATTGCAATATTCTGCTCCAAGATAATGTAGTCCTAGTGTTCGAATTCTGATTCTTGGATATTTTGAGTTGCTACTCTTTTGAAAAGaatacagcttgaataaaaatgGAATGAATGTTCCCcgacaattcagatgaatttaacttcattttgaaaataagtatcTCAAACACTACTTTGCGGTTTAGGTCATTggctgaagagaaaatcaaaagaaatctacgcgagacagcgtttcattcatttatatttcatgaatgaacattttcccgcacTATTTTTTACTATGTATGATATTTATAACTGTGCTTTAATACATATTTAGAATAATACACATCTataacctatttgaaataatacacatatacagttgcaaactttccagagttgctatccagcactttgattataTTCAAGTTGCATAAAAGTGACCTTATCAATAACCTTACAGAagtgtattttttcatttatttccagATGATAAAACCATTGGACTCTATAGGCGACTTGGCAGAAATATTACTTAAACAAGACAGATTTTCCAAGTTCTCCCAACTGTTGTACAAAGCAAACTTAGTTAAAATGTTACAAGGAGACAGACATTTTACCATCTTTGCACCAAACGACGCAGCTTTTGATAGATTGcctaaaattataaaagaaaagatTTTAACAGAGAGAAAAGTAGCTGAAGGTATGAAGATATATAGATTTGATTTGAACAAATTACAATTAGACTAATAAGGTATAATACATGTACCGGTACCACCATTGTCTTTCCCTATTACTTAATTtgcactttgaaaaaaaataaactttttaaaacaccTAAAATATATGTTTGTGACTTAGAATTGTTTACTGTAAAGAAATGTAGGATTTATTtccaacaactgtcaaattcaaccTAATTTATACTTCAACAATACAACTTAAAAAGATGATGACAACCACTGACCAGAAAATACAGCCAggattttttattgacaaatatgGCATATTCTATATTTAACTCATACATAATTTTAAAGTTCTTTTGATAATATCGATACTTTTGTTAATTGCAGTCTTTGCTAAATTCGATGTTATAAATGGTTCTTTTTCGCTATTATCTTTACAGCTATAGCTAAATACCATATAGTAAAAGGAGTCCACTGTAGTGCAAGTACAATTATGACATGGGGATTAAATACTTTACATAGTGGATCGCTGACTTTCCGATGTAAATTCAATGGAAATTACATCAACGAGGCCAAGTTATTGACAGAGGACATAATGGCTGGTAATGGAGTAGTCCATGTAATTGATAAAGTTTTACTTCCAGATTCAGGTAGGatacaaataattttgttctCATTTTTCCGTTTTAATGCCCATGCCACTAGGTATTTAGTTGTATCCTAGTCCATCAGTATCTATGTCTGTCTGTCTTAAATTATATCCATTGGTCTGTTCATACAGTTATTGGTTTCCattcttaaaatttaatttcttaatctactgtaaattcagaaattattgcaaaaaatgtgatagggttataatcgcaataatttaaacttgcattttgaaatttttatatgaattaaacaggatttttctcgatatagcaaaaataaaaattccttttcagtctaaaatgaaaaaatcacaataataaatgcacacaattatTTCTGAAGTTACggtaaatgttatgaaactttatttacacaatgctttttaccacCAAAtactgatcaagtttgaatttgggtggcACTGGCATCACTTTTGCTTCTTTAATTTATTCTTCACTATAACTGTTGTATGTGCTCACCAAATGTTTCATTTTAACACTCAAAAGTTAGAATTAGTACATCGATGCTTCCATTTTTATAAGTGGGCTTCTGTGTGCCATGGATATATGCATTcttcttttatttgtaaaatcTGTACATGTATAAGTTGAAATATAAATGGATAAAtgaaaatggtaatttttgaaatctcaagaagagattttatatgaatttatagggttaaatatacttaccatgaaattacatttatattaatatgtttgctttcacaacatgttctcatcgcaattaactaggtgattaaaaattacatccatgagatgtactcacctacgtcatagttcacctgtgtaacatacactagctttagttttaatttgtcgtttaattgaataatttcaattaaGTGAACAAAAAACTGAATTTATTCCAGGGGTGGTGGTGGATtgtggtaagtatatttaaccctataaattcatataaaatctcttcttgagatttcaaaaattaccattttatatgaatttggttaaatatacttaccatgaaattacatttatattatatagaatatttacTGATTAACAAGCAGTATTTCATTTGGTGGAGGATAAATTCTCTCACACACATAcaatttcaacatataaaaaattatgtgaaattttttaaaaggtaactccattaaattttgtaaatacggaTATTAGTAAAAACCGAAATTACTGAATTTATTATACAATGAAGCTATGCTGCATAACTATATGTATCAATGGCAAACTTTGCAGATTGTATAAATACAAGTATGCAAAATTAATAGActtgatgtagagttgtctcaatggcactcacatgtatatatataccccATATTTCTATATCTGATGAATAAATAATCTGCAGGTCagtatagaaataattatattaaagctCCTTCATTATGAGCTAAATGTGTTGTAATATTTATGCAACAGTAAATAAGCATTTATTTCTGAATAGGTTGTTCTTGTTGCTTGTACAAATCGACAAGAACTAATCCAACCTTAATTTCATTACTTTCCACTTTGAAACTTAAGTTCATTTGGAAACATTATTACCTTTCTTTAACTTTCCATTGTTTTCTCTATATTAATATAATAACAGATAATATATGATTGCTGTCGTCTTTTGATAACCTGATCAATATCACATCTTTcgaaataaattcttttctacttaattaaagaattataaacaattaaaatatactttgtaaataggtgtccttaaggtagcacaatacaaagattttgttactcccaatcagacaactttaaactgatgtaattcatttcatccttctttatattttataaataaggtaccaaaagaaagaagaaagattaatctttcaaattgtgataatttcattatgacataattattacataattaattattatgtaattagttgctatattgtgatgtccacacttgaatgaatttagctactttgttcttcatagcatcccaaaatattttatatattcttgtacaacacagcttgacctccaaaactgtgtctcagatttccaaaaacatcaatagaacaaattttatacccaattgaatttagtggtctcttatgaattgatgttgcaaacttcattgacaatttatgagagaatgaaatacaataggaaaaatctgagacacagttttggaggtcaaactgtgttgtgcacgaatctataaaatattttgggatgctatgaataacaaagaagctaaattcatttaagtatagacatcacaatatggcaactaattacataacaattaatgatgtaataattatgtcataatgaaattatcacaatttgaaagattggtccttcttctttcttttggtacctcatttataaaatataaagaaagaggagtggaattacatcagtttaaagatgtctgattggggatgaaaaatctttgtattgtgctaccttaatacaatcaaataaaattgagaaaggaaatggtgaatatgtcaaagcgacaaccacccgaccatagagcaaacaacagccgaaggcaaccaatgggtcttcaatgtagcgagaattcccgcacccgtaggtgtccttcagctggcccctaaaatatgcaatatttaaagTTTATTAAAGACTCAAACCAAAGTTGTTTCATGATTATGCTAAATCTGGATTaatctttaaacttttttaaagttatagTCCCTGAGAATTTGCTTCTCTGCTAGATATACTACTTTTAATATTTCATagatttagaataaaatattttcatcaagAGAAGTCTTGTACTATTGTATAATGACAATTCTCTAAACtgactaaatttaaaaaatctgataaaatttcTATGAGTGGTAGAACCTTTGAATACAATGTCTACCATTTCAACcatgaacaatatttttgttttgtattggacTACTCAAGTGTAAAAATACAGACAAATCAGTGGAAAAGTTTCAGTATACATGTTTCCATTGATATACTGCTTCCACAGAACATTTGGATGTTGAGCTGAATTAAAGCCATGATTGTTGTCCTTATAAGTCCAAAAAGAATGCTAACAGATGATTTTCTCCAGCTATGAAAAATctgtctaaaataaaatgttttgatatttctaattaaCATTCACAACGGTTAACTTTCTAGAATATCTTGCCATGTACAGttccaaatttaaagaaacaaaaatttgacATAATGAACAACTCTTGTATGTTGCTCTTGAcaattgtttatattaatttcagaaattatttcgcTATCAGAAATACTAAAATGCAACTTGTCAAATATAGTTCTATagttgtatttaaagaaaaacacttGTTTGGCAATATGGAAAACACTTGTACCAACTTGCAGTATCCTTAAGTGTTCTTAGTTATTTCAGAAATGGTTTCACtatcaaaaatgctcattttattTCTGTCTTGGTTCACCTCATCTGAATCCTATACATTCTGATATgattcaatacatgtatatatcaaccAAACAGCTTTTGGTAGTATTTTGTGACTTCAACCCAGTCATTTGGTTAACTTAGTCACTCAGAAGAATTTTGCATTTGTCCCCAGATttggcaaaaacaaaattaatgtgatttaaataatcacatctttcaaaacaatattgaatcaaaattcaaagtaattgtttaaaataaacacatttcaattttgtGTAGTATATTCTTGCATAAGATACTAACTGTatgctatatatttatattattctggCTGGTAATATGGAAATTGAAAAGTGAATAATTACCATCAATTCCGAGGTTAAAATCACATGCATTCGGAAAACCTTCCTGCATATAGATAATATACAACTTGACTTTGACCAGACTagatttttgtaactttatgCTTATAATGAgcaaaaataaacataaacagtgacattttaatatttaggtataatattaagaaaatgtctcgcatttgatttgatataatcATGGAATTATCATACTATATTTTACTTCCATGTACTATTCTTAGACTATTGAAAGCTATTTGCTAACTATTAATCAGTCTTTTAAATAAATTGCTTTTCCTACATTTTGCTGTAAGATTAACTGCTTCTACACTGGTGCTAAAATTTGAGAACcaattgaaatgtatatatattatatgtttatattggtaCATCATGTGTTACTCCAAAAAAAACCTCTTCTTTTTTTCTGCATCTTGTAAAGACTGACtaaataaaaggtttatataaagAGCTGTATAATAGATAGTTTCAAATCTTGAGAACTACTTCAATTTCCTAGACCATGTCTAGCATTTTAAATAAATCCTGCATCCACAAtgctttaaatcttatttatttatttaccaatattttaCTACATGTAATTTTTTTACAAGATCTAAATTAATGATAATCTTGTTTCTATAAATCAGCATATTTGAGTCCTCTATACTTCAGAATTCTGAATCAATATTTAACTCTAGGAAAAACAATGTGTAGCCATTGCATAAACTGTTGGGTTCTACCAATCTCACAATAAGAATAAAACGGACCCAATGAATGAATCCTTATAGCAGAAACTTGCCCATCTGTTGGCATTGCTTAGAAAACTTAAGATGTAAATTAAGGCATAATTTTCTATCTTTAAAAGAGCATCCAAACTCCTTTTGCTTTCATGATTGGAAGATATATGTATAATTTGACAGTGATTCCCATATAGTGAGGGTAAGATAGTCTCTTAAGTCTTACGTTatcacctcttttttttttttttttttttttgtactcaaaacaaaacagaattagtacatattatatttaataaatgcattggCAATGTACACTCTGAATTATGTAATCAATATATAAGCCATTACCTTGAATGAGTCTTTGTGAAATGCATCATGGCATCCCCTAAATTCTTTATTCAATAGACAATCTAATGTttacataaaaacatataaaagccTTTGTTTCCTTACTGccgacaaaaacaaacaattggtTATAGCAGTTCATACTTATAATATTCATGTTCTTCTTGTCATAAGTAAACtaaacatgaaatttaatatAAGTAAAAAGAGTTGTCACAAGCTATCAACTGTATTTAGAACAATGCTCCATTCTTACTGTCTCCATGTCTGTTAGAGCATTGGAGAattatttatcagtaaaaaaataattaaatatttacagcAATTTGCTGTTCTGGAAAAATATTTCAGGCTTCTAAGAATTACTGTCCTGATTTAAACTGGACATATTTAAAAGAAGTATGTATTGGTATGCTTAAACTACAATCACATTTGTATTGTACTAGATAACAATGTATCATTTTCAGTGTCTTTAATATCTGTCTTGACTATTTCCAGACACTTGTTCAATATATTATCAATATGAGCAAATATGTTAATTGACTAAACTGTTGGTTCATCACAAAAAACAATGTGCAAccaaatattatattaaaatataataaaagtagacaTAATGTTCCCTGGGTGGAAGGATGTCTAGAAAAGTCAGATAGACCTGGACTTAAATTCACTAGTCTGattctaatttattttatttgcaacAATCATCCACGTGCAATTCTATGCTCCATAAATATCAATGTGCAATAAATAAATagttatgatttaattttatgtaaGATATCAAATCTGTATTTTATTAGAATGAATGCAACTTACAGATtctaaatcatgcatgttgttctACATTTGTAGTTCCTATGTTTCCTGTATGAAACATGTCAACATTAATCAAATAGACTTGGGCAAAATCCCTATTCTATTTTAAGTCTATAGTGATCCATTGAGcacgttttattttcaataaatatggTTTATGTTCCCTGAATGAAAGGTTAACCAAATAAACATCATCAGTTGTGGGCAAAATCCCTATTCTGATTGTGATGTATTTATCAACTGTTAAAACAGTATCACTGTTGGTCTACGCTCCCTGTATGGAACGTTTTCCAAATAAAACAATCAGAAATGGGCAGATTCCCTTTTCTGATTGAAATTTATTGAACCAATTGAGGTTCTAGTCACAATAGTGGTATACGCTCCCATACGGACGTTATCCACATTAAAATAATCAGATCTGGTCAAAATACCTATTCTGATTTAATAGTTATGTGTTTACACAGTCTCGTGTACCAGGTGTACACGTAACAGActgcaaattgtaaacaatcgaACCAATTGAGGTTCTAGTGACAATAGTGGTATACGCTCCCATACGGACGTTTTccacatgaaaaacaatcagatCTGGTCATAATACCTATTCTGATTTTAATATAGTGATGTGTTTACACAGTCTCGTGTACAGActgcaaattgtaaacaatcgaCTTAATCCAAACTTTACACTCGACCCGTTTCGTAGCATTGCTCTAATGCAGTGAAAAATCCGGTCAGCTGagcgtgaaaaaaaaaataaacatccgtttaaatatatatctttttaaaaacgtAGCACTCACGTAACATGTCCGATTTTGACAGCTAAATTCTGCCTTTCCTCGGACCCgatttaatgtttgaaaatgGCGGCTAAACAAAGGTCATTTTCTATGTCGTCGTATTTCCAGACTCGTAAGCTGTAAAAATGACGAAAACGTGCATATCAGAAACTTGGCAGAAGCGCTGTATTCTGATTTACATTAAATTAATCGTATATCGATATTCCGAAAACAAATAATgtcttttataaaacataaggATTTTCAACAGTAAACTGTTAAAAATCCTTGCCGACGAGAAACATGCGTTCTCTTGaacgcaaaaattaaaactaaagctagtgtatgttacacaggtgaactatgacgtaggtgagtacatctcatggatgtaatttttaatcacctagttaattgcgatgagaacatgttgtgaaagcaaacatattaatataaatgtaatttcatggtaagtatatttaaccaaattcatataaaataaattactttaaattttaatcatgttaaaaaaataaaaaaataaggtttTTCTACCCTCCCCTTACATAAAATTATTCATTATTCTTAGGGATCTACATCCCCTTAGGCCCTAGTCAACTAAGGTATTTTGATGAGATTCTTTTagaaaaagggagataacttattttatttcacaaagattttaaaatatgataaacaggggagataattcattacttttgattttatttatattgtttttgacAGGAACAATTTAATTTCTGCCTCTGTACAATTGAACTTAAAGTCAGACAATGTCATTTTAGCTCTTTAAATGGGAAGTGCTGAGCTATGatagaaattttacaaatttgtaacaaattactaattttcttaaacatttaattggaaataaccaaaatatgaaataattttattttaatcaccTTGAAATAAATGCTGAATTTTAACATCTTCAAACTTAATTAAGGGTCATGTAGCCTTTTCAAGGAGAACAAATAagcattaaaatataaaataaacaaaatatacctgtaattattttttatattttagtcaaAAATATGTTGGAGATTGCAGAAACATATGATACAAAGACATTTGTAGAATTAGCAAGAAATGCTGGATTGACAGACAAAATACAGACGAAAAAAGATGTATCTTTATTTATACCTAATGATGATGCTTTCAAAGGTAAATTGTAAggttatttcagaaaaaaaatatttggtgcatttattttttgatttggtaaattattaaacatcCAAAATAAGTTTGCATTGCTTTGTTATGAGTAAAGTCTACAATCAATAATTGAAGACCgagggttgaagtcataaaactttgctcagtgcttggatcacaaaaatcgtgctcgaaacataaaatcaaacattttgattggttgctTTCCAGTATCGAGTAATCAAAAAACcaactcgaaagttttatgaccgcaaggcctggtGACGGTGAGTGTGGGCAGCAGTAAATtgagtaaaatgatttttttcttactAAAATCAATCTAATCGgaagttaaattataaatattatatgtttatgttaTGGAGTAATTAATTAAGTTATGTATCAATTGAGAAAACTTAAACTGTTGAAATAAGGGagagtaaaaaataaacattcttaCATATTACTTCTAAATGGGAATTTAAGATGCATATCTTCTGAAAAAAATTGTGACTGAATCACAAATTGCACATCTTACTGCAAAACCTAGACATTAGCTCCTCacttattgtaaattcagaaattattgtgatgtttttattatagcgaaaaatgtgacaggggtataatcgcaataattaaaacttgaAATTAGAATTTTTGTTATGATTCAAACAGGATTTTCTCAATATCTCCAAAATTAGAATTGCATTTTagttaaaatgacaaaattgcaaaaataaatgcccgcaataatttctgaatttacagtaaatgattatttatattcaattttacctcacacaaaaaaaaaaaagaatcaaaaatcttaaatttcaATTCATTTGGACAATTCAAACAATATCTTTCTTGAAATACTGTCATTCATTGACTGACAAcagttttgtaaattttgtcCAGCATTACCACCAGAATATATGGCATCATTACGAGAACAGCCAGGGATAGTGGAACAGATGATAGATTATCATACTGTTCTTGGTAGCTTCACTACAGATAAACTGAGAGGGAACCAGTTACTGGACACTGAACTGAAACCTACTAAACTTAAAGTCAGTGTATTTATAAATGTAAGTATTCAGTAAGGAACTATTTAGTTGTTCTGTGTGTATTAGATTACATAAACCAGaatgtttgatattttatttcagaATCGTTTCAGGTAAAAATAAATGCTTGCATTTTTAAAACAGATACTGTAGGAAACTgaccaaaaatatttttgtgaaagtCAATGATTTAGTTTGGGGTTGGAGTAGGGGGTTGCTGGTGTGACtggtaatatttaaaaaaaaatgtatttaataggTTTTCTTTATATATTGTTATGTCGATATCTCATGTATATGTGAATAATTCgttgttttaattttctgaatGTATTGCTAAATTTCTCCTCTTCATTTTCAGGGTTTAACTATAGATGATGCCCATTTAGTTATACCAGATATAGAGAGCAGTAATGGAGTTCTACATGTTATAGACAAAGTTCTTGTGCCTCCTGGTTTAAATATGATGGAGCTTCTTAATGTGGATGAGGAATTAAGGTAAGGCTCTAGAGTTGTCATAGACACAGTTCTAGTTCCCCCTGGTTTAAATATGCTAGAGCTCCTAAATTTGGACCAAGAGCTTACAAATGTAGGTAAGGCTCTAGAGCTGTCATATACAAAATTCTAGTTTTTCCTTGTTTAAATTTGCTAGAGCTCCTAAATGTGGACCAAGAGCTTAGGTAAGGCTCTAGAGTTGTCATAGACAAAATTCTACTTCCCCCTGATTTAAATTTGCTAGAGCTCCTAAATGTGGACCAAGTGCTTAGGTAAGGCTCTAGAGTTGCCATAATCATATTTCAAGTTCCCCCTGGTTTAAATTTGCTCTAGCTCCTAAATTTGGACCAAGAGCTTAGGTAAGGCTCTAGAGCTGTCATATACAAAATTCTAGTTTTTCCTTGTTTAAATTTGCTAGAGCTCCTAAATGTGGACCAAGAGCTTAGGTAAGGCTCTAGAGTTGTCATAGACAAAATTCTAGTTCCCCTGATTTAAATTTGCTCTAGCTCCTAAATTTGGACCAAGAGCTTAGGTAAGGCTCTAGAGCTGTCATATACAAAATTCTAGTTACTCCTTGTTTAAATTTGCTAGAGCTTCTCAATGTGAACCAGAAGATTAGGTAAGGCTCTAGAGCTGTCAAAGACAAAATTCTAGTTACTCCTGGTGTAAATATGCTAGAAATtcttatcattgttgaaggccatacggtgacctatagttgttaatgtctgtgtcagtttggtctcttgtggacagttgtctcattggcaatcataccacatcttttttaaatgagttttttCTCCTCCCTCTCCTATTTTCCTTCTTCCTTCCGTTTCTCATTAGAGGGTCTTATACACTCTGTGAACAATTATCAAACTTTCTCTTTTTGATCCCCgttttataaaacttcttattatGCAGATCAGTAACTGAGCTGTGAGAATGACATTTTATTACAAGGCTCAGTTAAAATGGACCCATCTGGTTTTATTCATTAGTCCAATAAAAATATAATGCCTGTATTTGTTAAAAGTTTTTGTACACATACCTGtataataaaatttgacaaaGAGAAGATTGTTGGTTGACAAGTGTtagtgttttgtatattattgaagAAATCACAGATGTCCATTGCCATTCATGAAATGTACATGGTCTTTATAACCTTTAAAAATCATCAATGACCTAATGAATAGCACTGGGAAATGTTGTCTTTTGGTTTCATGGTTCTgaataaacaaatcaaattaatgcATATTCACGTATCACACTTGTGTAATGTTATAAGAGAAATGTCTCTGCATGCAAAAAGTAGATAACAAGCCACCACCATTAGAAAAAACACTTATAGCCATTGATTGTAAAACTCATGCAGTTTACTTTGTTTTTACTATTACCATGTaggtatataataaatatattcctTTTATATTCAGTATGTTTAAGGACTATGTAAAGAAAGCTGGACTGACAGAGAAGTTTACAGGAGGAGAACAGATTACAGTTTTTGCTCCATCAAatgaagcatttaaaaaaatgagtgATTATCAAAAGAAATTCTTCTTAGAATCTGAAAGTGGGATTAAAATGGTTAGTATgaatgagggtc of the Mytilus galloprovincialis chromosome 8, xbMytGall1.hap1.1, whole genome shotgun sequence genome contains:
- the LOC143042688 gene encoding transforming growth factor-beta-induced protein ig-h3-like (The sequence of the model RefSeq protein was modified relative to this genomic sequence to represent the inferred CDS: added 5 bases not found in genome assembly), with amino-acid sequence MDCIINFLSWSLVLSLVTSRKNYNYHTYSPYYQYSKLRNIRSIRQITDDAMMGDQPDSGPNICKIKEVYGTGERFYQGFTDKRPKRICDRPTFIRYTCCTGYSREDTGKGCPITKPLTNIVETAGDKLFLSKFVALLTNTELEESLKFDGAFTAFVPVDEGFLNISYDDRERLHPWTFNAPSLVHYHVVKGRHSYSKFRKNQEIPTLYYGAKDVRINKYAYGVVTVNCARIIMPDQPASNGIIHVIDRMIKPLDSIGDLAEILLKQDRFSKFSQLLYKANLVKMLQGDRHFTIFAPNDAAFDRLPKIIKEKILTERKVAEAIAKYHIVKGVHCSASTIMTWGLNTLHSGSLTFRCKFNGNYINEAKLLTEDIMAGNGVVHVIDKVLLPDSVKNMLEIAETYDTKTFVELARNAGLTDKIQTKKDVSLFIPNDDAFKALPPEYMASLREQPGIVEQMIDYHTVLGSFTTDKLRGNQLLDTELKPTKLKVSVFINGLTIDDAHLVIPDIESSNGVLHVIDKVLVPPGLNMMELLNVDEELSMFKDYVKKAGLTEKFTGGEQITVFAPSNEAFKKMSDYQKKFFLESESGIKMLLERHMINGVVVSIGMSKDAIFTIPSIQSDSLNLTFDSDETTLRINKLSKGVTLDMLATNGILIKIDRVLICEGCKQVDIKKELL